The window TCATTGACCTCTTTGAATCGGTCTAAATCAAACAACATCACTGTCACAGAACTATTATTCTTTCCTGCCGTCTCGATGGTTTTATTTAAATCTTCCCAAAAAAGCTGGCGGTTATTCATCTCGGTAAGAGAGTCATGGTAGACGTCATATTCCAGTTTTGTATTCTGGATTTGCAGTTTTTCTTTAGATTTCTGCAATTCTTCAGCAAGACGCTTAACCTGAAGATGCGCCTGCAAAATATTCCTGTTCTGATAGAATATCAGCACGCCCAGTATCGCACTCAGTATAATCAGCAGTACTGAGATCGCTGAATAAATATAGTACAGCGCTTGAATTTTGAGGTTTGTACTATTAATCGAGTTAACATCTTTATTTAGCGCACCGGATGAAAGGCGGCCTAGCGGCGCATCCAGCGCATGCATTTTTTTCAAGTATGTCTGGAGCTCTGAACGATTCATTTTCTCAAGATGAACATCCAGATAGTTAAGTGTGTTTTCCAGTTGTAAAGCCAGTTCACCATGCGCTTCATTATTTTGTATATAATGTCCCAACTCACCTTCTTTCATTAAATCATTCTGGCTGAGCATGATGTCGAGGCGCAGACGTACATCATCGAGGTTCATAGAATCATCGATAGTGTAAAGACCAAGCCATGACTCAAAACGGTAGTATTCTGATACCAGTTGTGCAGCGGACCATGAATCGGTGTAGTGAGTCAGTTTCTGTAACTCTTGTTGCCGTTCATGCACGAGGTAAGAGATATACCCGGTAGATATAAAAAGAGAAAATATGATGCCCGCCAGTATTCTGTTCATGATGTTCTTCTGAACTCCTACTCAATATTCATTCTGCTGACCTGCCATGCTGAGCGTGCATAAAAAACCTGATTATTCAGTTCAGGCATGCTGTCATAGGGGTACACAATGAATAAGGGACCTTTATCACGGACGCGAATGTATTTTTCGTTGATTTTTACAGCAAGGATAACATTATATTTTTTGAAATCACTGAGTGGGATAATCGTGGTGTAGTCATTGAGCGCGGTGACCTTAACCACAGAACCTTTCGCGCCAACATAATCCATGAGCTTTTGCAGTGGAATACCCGTAAAGGTAGTGCGTCCATTATACCAGGGCGAGGTGGTCTGGAAACTGACCATGCCCAGCTTCTCAAGGCTGGCAATATCAAAAACGGCTTTCCCGTCTTCATTTGTATTTTCTATATTACCGGACAGCGTTAAAAGGGCTTTACCGGCAGGTTTGGAAAGTTCACCCGCCCAGAGCTGTGTGGAGACGACAAAGCTTAACAACATAACAATTAATCGCATTTTAACCTCGCCTTCCGACCGGATGTAAACGAATTATAATTTAGTTATAATGCTATTTACATACGCTGCCTGGATATTATTGGTGCAATAAACCCATTCATATTTTAAATCATCAAAATCAACAGGTTAACCATCACTCCATTTTTATACTAATTAATAGCTCAGACAATGTCCGCCTGCCACCATGCAGGCCAAAAAAAACCGAAACCCCGCTCATAAAATGAGCAGAATTTCGGCACACGTTCAGCCTGGAGCGCTTTAGACTTTAAGCAGCTTTACCGTTTCTTCGATGTCTATCTCATCTTCCGAGAAGATCAGCGTCGTACCCTGGAAAGTAGTGATGGCCAGCTTTTTCAGCGAACGCATTTCGCCAGGCTTGACGTCTGACTTCGGCTTGATGCTGTTCATCAGCGCGCCGACGGACAGCACCGCATTTTCTTTATCAATGCGGGTTTCAACCGGCACTTCTTCGCTATACACCACCCAGGACTTGATCGCCGTGAGTTTCAGGCGCTCACCCGCGATATAGATGTATTTGCTGTCGGGCACCACTTTCACCGCATAGGCTGACAGGCCTTTGTTGTTAGTGGTCGGCTCGAAGGTCACCGCCGCGTCTTTCTTGATCAGCTCAGGATTAGCAACCTTAATCACATGAAAATAGCGGTTATCGCCGTTTTCATCTTTGATAAATCCAAAGCCTTTATCTTTAAACCACGTTGTGATTGTTCCGTTCATTGCTGTTTCCGCCTGATTAAAACGTCATACTCGTAAAATTTGCGCGCAGTGTAAAACATCGGCCACGTCTTTGGCTACTCGTTGCCCCAGCGGTTGAGGAACTCGGCGATATCATCGATACGCTGTGCGTCGATCCCGGCCACGGTTGCCATCTCCAGCTGCGCGTCTTCGCCGATCTCTTCGTTGTTCATCAAACGGACGATCAGCTGCTGGAAGTAGTGCGCCAGCGCGTCGCGTTCCGCGTCGCTAACCGGCTTTGCGGCCTCGGTCGCGTACTCGTCGGCGATATCATAATATTTTAGCGGAATGTCGTTGTTCATCAGGTGCTCCGGGGTGAATGCGTGTGCCAGCAGTTGTCTGCCGCGTCTGGAGTGAATGATAGCATTCTTATTTCACCGTTAGCGATCTGTTTTATTGACTGCAATATGTTTCATATATCCGCAGGGACAATCAGATTATTTTAAGTCTACACTCTCAATAATTCGAGTTGTACGAAGGTGATAAGTGGTCATCCAACGATGAGGCTATTGCGGAAATATCAATAGAACACCAGTAATGAAAGATTGCATTGTTATTATATCAAAACACACGAGAGAATTATCGGGTTACCTTATAGGAGTTAGCGTGGTTAATATAAATAACGATTCCTCTGTAGGCCTGATAAGCGAAGCGCCATCAGGCCGTGGCTCGCGGCCTCTCGTTGCCGGATGACGGGCAAGCGCTGTATCCGGCCCGTACACAACTACGCATGTCAGAGATACTGTTTTTTCCCTAACAGATCTCGATTGTAGTTGCACTCCGGTAAAGATTTCATTTCCGGAGAGGCGTCTTTACTCAGATCAACAATTCGAACGTCGTTATTGTCATTACTAATTTCGTACGTATGACCTTTATTAGCAAGGAACGAACCTGAATAGGTTTGTCCCAGGTCGATACCATGCATGCTGCGCTCTTCCCGCTTCCACCAGACTTTATAGGTGAACCCAGGTTGGATGGTATATTCCTGATAGCTTTTGGCCGCAAAATCAGCGGAAGGCGGCGCAATGCCATTAACAGCCTTAGAGGTTCTGACTTTAATACCAACAATGGCAACTTTCGATGTTATTCCATACGCTTTTTCTGACTTCCAACAGTTTCCGGCAGGGATCTGTTTTTCTATTCTGTACGGCGTAGGTTGCAACGTATTTTCAACACGTATGTAAGCCGCATCACTGCCGGTATAATCGGGTAGCGTATCAGAAAAATCAACGCTACATCCCGTCAGAACCATGGTCGTTAATAAAATACTTAAGCCTTTAATCATTCGTCATACTCCCTGTTTTTTTGAGTACGTCTCTGTCAGTCCTGCAGAAATATACCGACTACAGATTATCGGCAGTAGCCGAAAAATAATTAATTATGATATCACCAGCAATAAGGGTCAGCGATTGGCCCAATCCCATCGCTAGTCGCCCATTTGCCCACATTCATCTTCTGGACAACACTCCAGGATGACACCACTGACCCAACACGTGGAGCAAACACCATGAACATCACGCAAATCCGTAATGCCACACTGCACATCACCTTTGGCGGCAAGACCTTCCTCGTTGATCCAATGCTGGCCCCGAAAGGTGCGTATCCGGGTTTTGCCGGAACGGCGCGCGCAGAGATCCGCAATCCGACCGTGGAGCTGCCCGTTGACATCGACACCCTGCTTAACGTCGATGCGCTGATCGTCACCCATCTGCATGAAGATCACTGGGATGAGGTTGCCGCGCGCGTTGTGCCGAAAGACAAGCCGATCTACGTACAAAATGATCAGGATGCGCAGGTGCTGCGAGGACAGGGGTTCACCCAACTGAGCGTATTGACAGAAAATACCGCGCTGGGGGACATCACCCTGCGTAAAACCGGCGGCCAGCACGGGTCGGATCGCGCCTACGCCGTGCCGCAAATGGCAGAACGCCTGGGTGACGCCTGCGGAGTTATCTTTCAGCATACAGCAGAAAAAACGCTGTATCTGGTTGGCGATACTATCTGGCGCGATGAGGTAGAGGCCAATATGCAGACCTTCCAGCCTGATGTCGTGGTACTGAACGCCGGTTTTGCCCACGTCATCGGCTTTGGGCCGATCATTATGGGCGCGGAAGATGTGCTAAAAACCCACTTAGTGCTGCCTGAAGCGCAGATTGTGGCGACCCATATGGAAGCCATTAACCACTGCCTGCTGACGCGCGCGGCGCTGAAAGAATATGCGTTCGACAACCAGATTGCGCAATTCGTCAACGTGTCGGAAGATGGGGAAACCCTGACCTTTTAATGCCAACAGAGGAATCATATGCGCCCGCTTACCGTCGCCATTGTCGCCGTGGAAGATTTCAGCCCGTTTCATTTTTCGGTGCCGTGCATAATTTTCAGTGACAAAATGGCGGCGAAAAAGCGCTTTGAGGTGCAGATATGCGCCGAAAAGCCCGGTATCGTCTCTTCGCAGGATGGCTTCTCCGTCACCGCCTCTCACGGTTATGAGGCGGTGACGGCAGCCGATATTGTGGTGGTCCCCTACTGGGGCACTACCGGGCATCGCCCGCCGCAGGGTCTGCTCAATGCCCTCAATTGCGCGCGGCAAAACGGCGCACAGATTGTCGGGCTGTGTCTGGGCGCGTTTGTCCTCGGCTACGCGGGCCTGTTAGACGGAAAGCGGGCCGCGACGCACTGGGAATTTGAGCAAGATTTTCAGACGCGCTTCCCGGCGGCGCGTCTGGATATCAACGCCCTGTACGTTGATGACGACGGTATTATTACCTCGGCAGGTACCGCCGCCGCACTGGATTGCTGCTTGTACGTCATCCGCCAGCACTTTGGCAGCACGGTAGCGAACCAGATTGCCCGACGGATGATTGTGCCACCGCACCGCGAAGGGGGACAGGCGCAGTTTATTGAGCAGCCGGTGGCGAAAAATACCCAGGATCAGCGCATTAACACCCTGCTCGATTATTTACGCCAGCACCTCCACGAGCAGCATAACCTCGACACGCTGGCGCAGCGGGTGATGATGAGCCGTCGCACCCTAACCCGCCATTTTATGAAGGCCACCGGGTCAAGCGTGGCTGAATGGCTTATTACCGAGCGCCTGCGACGCAGCCAGGAGCTGCTGGAGTCCAGTTCGTTACCCGTCGAACGTATTGCTGAACAGGTCGGTTTTCTCTCTCCGGTCACCTGGCGCCAGCATTTTAAAGCCCACTTCGGCGTCAGCCCGGCTGAATGGCGCAAGACCTTCCGCGGCGCAGCGTAAACAGGCTCAGCCTCTTTTTTGCGCCAGCCACACCGTATGCCCGGTGCACTGTGGGTCTTCCATGATCACGTCAATGACCTCAAAGCCGTGCGCGGACAACAATGCACGGTACTCATCGGGCGCCAGGCTTGCATGAAACAGCGGCTCACCTTCAAATTGCCCCATTGCGATGCCGTTTCCGGTACCGCTGGTGAACATCAGCGCGCTGCCGGGATGACTGAGCTGGTCAAAGGTCGGAAACATCCTGTGTTGGTCCTGCTGGGGTAAATGGAAAAAGCTGTCCCACGCAATCAGGCCATCAAAGGTGCCATCAAGCGCGAGCTCACGCATATCCTGCTCCAGCCAGCACTGGTCGGGAAAAGATTGCCGGGCGCGCGCCAGCATCGCCGCGGAACCATCCACTCCTGTTAGGTGAAAACCTTGCCGGATAAAATACCCGGCAATCGGCTGACCATTCCCACAGCCGATATCCACAATACTGCCCTTCCCGCCCAGTACCGCGATGAACTTATCCAGCCACGGTTTCTCAAACAGCGTGCGTGAACGCTGGCTGGCAAAGGCATCAGCATGGCGTCGGTAGATAGACAGAATGTTCTGGGCCGCAGAGTCGCTCACGATTTCCTCACTGTTTTACTCGTTCTGCCATCATGTTAAGCATAAAGACGCCATGCCCGCTATCACGCGTCACTGGCCCTGGAATGCGCCTCGCAGAACCCAACCACAAATACGCCAAAACCCTACGCGCTGTGGCATGATAGCGCGTGGATAACGTAATGAAGGGTGAAGAATGTGAAACCGGTAACGCTATACGATGTGGCAGACCATGCAGGTGTCTCTTACCAGACCGTCTCGCGCGTCGTGAATCAGGCCAGCCACGTTTCCGCCAAAACCCGTCAGAAAGTTGAGGCCGCGATGGCGGAGCTCAATTACATCCCCAACCGCGTTGCCCAGCAGTTGGCCGGTAAACAAACGCCATTGATTGGTGTGGCGACGGCGAACCTTGCCCTGCACGCGCCCTCGCAAATCGTTGCGGCTATAAAATCCCGCGCCGACCAGTCCGGGGCCAGCGTGGTGATCGCCATGGTCGAGCGTAGCGGCGTAGACGCCTGCAAAGCAGCGGTGCATAACCTGCTCTCCCAGCGGGTGACCGGGCTTATCATCAACTATCCGCTGGATGAAGACGACGCAATTGCCGTCGCCGCCGCCTGCGGTACGGTACCGGTGCTGTTTCTGGACGTCTCTGACCAGTCGCCGGTTAACAGCGTGATTTTCTCCCATGATGACGGCGCACGCCTCGGCGTTGAGCACCTGGTCCAGCACGGGCATCAGCGTATCGCCCTGCTGGCCGGACCGCACAGCTCAGTCTCGGCGCGATTACGGCATGCGGGCTGGCATAAGTATCTGGCGCACTATCAGCAGCAACCCGTCGCGGAACTGGAAGGCGACTGGAGCGCAATGTCCGGCTTTACACAAACCATGCAGATGCTGAACGACGGCGTCATCCCGACCGCCATGCTGGTTGCCAACGATCAAATGGCGCTGGGCGCGATGCGGGCCATCAGCGAGTCCGGCCTGCGGGTGGCGACCGATATCTCGGTGATTGGCTACGACGATACCGAAGACAGCTCCTGTTATATCCCGCCACTCACGACCATCAAGCAGGATTTTCCGACGCTCGGGCAAACCAGCGTCGATAAACTGCTGCAGCTTTCACAGGGGGGTGAGAGCCTCGGCAATCAACTCCTGCCGGTGACGCTGGTCGAGCGTAAAACGGTGCTGCCCCCGAACAGACAACAGGCAACGCCGCAGGCGCTGGCGGAGTCGCTGATGCAGCTGGCACGTCAGGTTTCTCGGCTGTAACGTCTCCACAGCGAGCGCTCACATCTGCTGTTACTGAGCTGAATTACTGTGAGTCAGCTCACTGATTACCCACCCCATCCTTTACAGGATAATCTCAATCCTCGTATGTTCAGTTAAATTGTGAGCGGATAACAAATTTACACAGGATACTGCCATGACCCTGAACACGGATTCACTCGCCGCCGTACTGGCACGTCGCGACTGGGAAAACCCCGGCGTCACTCAGCTTAATCGTCTTGAAGCGCACCCGCCGTTTTGCAGCTGGCGCTCTGCGCAGGACGCCCGTAACAACCACCATTCGGCACAGTTACAGTCGCTGAACGGTGAGTGGAAGTTTGCCTGGTTTACCTCACCAGAAGCGGTGCCGGAAAGCTGGCTTGCGGGCGATTTGCCGCAGGCCGATAGCGTAACCGTGCCGTCTAACTGGCAAATGGACGGCTACGACGCGCCGATCTACTCCAACATTACCTACCCGTTCCCGGTCAATCCGCCGCACGTTCCAACGAAGAATCCAACAGGATGTTACTCGCTCACATTCAAAGTGGATGCCGCGTGGCGACAGACGGGACAGACGCGCATTATTTTTGACGGCGTGAACTCAGCGTTTCATCTGTGGTGCAATGGCCGCTGGGTCGGCTACGGGCAGGACAGCCGCCTGCCGTCCGAGTTTGATCTCAGTGATTTCCTGAGCGACGGCGAAAACCGTCTGGCGGTGATGGTGCTGCGCTGGAGCGACGGCAGCTATCTGGAAGATCAGGACATGTGGCGCATGAGCGGTATCTTCCGCGACGTCTCGCTGCTGCATAAGCCGGACACGCAGATCCGCGACCTGCGTATCCACACCCGTTTTAACGATGATTTCAGCCGCGCGGTGCTGGAAGCCGACGTCAGAGTGGCGGGCGAGCCGCGCGATGATTTACGTGTGACGCTGCAACTGTGGCAAGGCGATACGCTGACCG of the Citrobacter freundii genome contains:
- a CDS encoding YmjA family protein, with the translated sequence MNNDIPLKYYDIADEYATEAAKPVSDAERDALAHYFQQLIVRLMNNEEIGEDAQLEMATVAGIDAQRIDDIAEFLNRWGNE
- a CDS encoding class I SAM-dependent DNA methyltransferase; amino-acid sequence: MSDSAAQNILSIYRRHADAFASQRSRTLFEKPWLDKFIAVLGGKGSIVDIGCGNGQPIAGYFIRQGFHLTGVDGSAAMLARARQSFPDQCWLEQDMRELALDGTFDGLIAWDSFFHLPQQDQHRMFPTFDQLSHPGSALMFTSGTGNGIAMGQFEGEPLFHASLAPDEYRALLSAHGFEVIDVIMEDPQCTGHTVWLAQKRG
- a CDS encoding molybdopterin-dependent oxidoreductase — translated: MRLIVMLLSFVVSTQLWAGELSKPAGKALLTLSGNIENTNEDGKAVFDIASLEKLGMVSFQTTSPWYNGRTTFTGIPLQKLMDYVGAKGSVVKVTALNDYTTIIPLSDFKKYNVILAVKINEKYIRVRDKGPLFIVYPYDSMPELNNQVFYARSAWQVSRMNIE
- a CDS encoding cold-shock protein, with the protein product MNGTITTWFKDKGFGFIKDENGDNRYFHVIKVANPELIKKDAAVTFEPTTNNKGLSAYAVKVVPDSKYIYIAGERLKLTAIKSWVVYSEEVPVETRIDKENAVLSVGALMNSIKPKSDVKPGEMRSLKKLAITTFQGTTLIFSEDEIDIEETVKLLKV
- a CDS encoding MBL fold metallo-hydrolase, giving the protein MNITQIRNATLHITFGGKTFLVDPMLAPKGAYPGFAGTARAEIRNPTVELPVDIDTLLNVDALIVTHLHEDHWDEVAARVVPKDKPIYVQNDQDAQVLRGQGFTQLSVLTENTALGDITLRKTGGQHGSDRAYAVPQMAERLGDACGVIFQHTAEKTLYLVGDTIWRDEVEANMQTFQPDVVVLNAGFAHVIGFGPIIMGAEDVLKTHLVLPEAQIVATHMEAINHCLLTRAALKEYAFDNQIAQFVNVSEDGETLTF
- a CDS encoding GlxA family transcriptional regulator yields the protein MRPLTVAIVAVEDFSPFHFSVPCIIFSDKMAAKKRFEVQICAEKPGIVSSQDGFSVTASHGYEAVTAADIVVVPYWGTTGHRPPQGLLNALNCARQNGAQIVGLCLGAFVLGYAGLLDGKRAATHWEFEQDFQTRFPAARLDINALYVDDDGIITSAGTAAALDCCLYVIRQHFGSTVANQIARRMIVPPHREGGQAQFIEQPVAKNTQDQRINTLLDYLRQHLHEQHNLDTLAQRVMMSRRTLTRHFMKATGSSVAEWLITERLRRSQELLESSSLPVERIAEQVGFLSPVTWRQHFKAHFGVSPAEWRKTFRGAA
- a CDS encoding LacI family DNA-binding transcriptional regulator, yielding MKPVTLYDVADHAGVSYQTVSRVVNQASHVSAKTRQKVEAAMAELNYIPNRVAQQLAGKQTPLIGVATANLALHAPSQIVAAIKSRADQSGASVVIAMVERSGVDACKAAVHNLLSQRVTGLIINYPLDEDDAIAVAAACGTVPVLFLDVSDQSPVNSVIFSHDDGARLGVEHLVQHGHQRIALLAGPHSSVSARLRHAGWHKYLAHYQQQPVAELEGDWSAMSGFTQTMQMLNDGVIPTAMLVANDQMALGAMRAISESGLRVATDISVIGYDDTEDSSCYIPPLTTIKQDFPTLGQTSVDKLLQLSQGGESLGNQLLPVTLVERKTVLPPNRQQATPQALAESLMQLARQVSRL